One genomic region from Nymphaea colorata isolate Beijing-Zhang1983 chromosome 12, ASM883128v2, whole genome shotgun sequence encodes:
- the LOC116265479 gene encoding uncharacterized protein LOC116265479, with product MDVDAPLDFEAEDLLLNQLGSAKKRSKRVIGLDDLVDDFYAEKSKNATAEVKRANVRKRAISDDGDYHERDKEALLSKFVDECEKQVKEIVTEEEIPSWGLRVFGSQKALPASPPTPAIGNCNMLKCVIDNEIGPKFSSSDEETRKFSECLLLNNWLTNLVLTSGSIEDSMAMWTFHLLLYSPNENLQLAACDFWCSILLYGSEDNHLQLSWVPSYLELKDALEVYGYLWTFVTCNQKNDATDRAFDGPPRNIRLLLKVIAACCQSRIAHTIFSVAEVENLLGVVISFFLERRLEGISLVLQECLVSVLSFFTDDEWEVSSKRVAETISGSIQKDLNCIRVVECISGLDMRSKHFRRELAYHLLIKFLNKGDDAEELLRSVASINMKDKFCNFLHIYIYLVLADNWLLSNSLLEERPELHSIWGSFLRNCSCQITCTDWRSYASKVRNKASYLLQFYQCEQKQQLQTCTEL from the exons ATGGACGTCGATGCGCCTCTGGATTTCGAGGCCGAGGACTTGCTCCTGAACCAGCTGGGCTCCGCCAAGAAGCG GAGCAAAAGGGTGATCGGATTAGACGACCTTGTCGACGATTTTTACGCGGAGAAGAGCAAAAACGCGACAGCAGAGGTTAAGCGGGCGAACGTCAGAAAGCGCGCGATTTCGGACGACGGCGACTACCATGAAAGAGACAAGGAGGCTCTACTATCTAAATTTGTTGATGAATGCGAAAAACAA GTGAAGGAAATAGTGACGGAAGAAGAGATTCCCTCGTGGGGCCTTCGTGTTTTCGGCAGTCAG AAAGCTTTGCCGGCTTCTCCTCCTACACCTGCAATTGGGAATTGCAATATGTTAAAATGCGTTATTGACAATGAGATCGGTCCAAAGTTCAGTTCATCTGATGAGGAAA CACGGAAGTTTTCAGAATGCCTTCTACTAAATAATTGGCTGACAAATTTGGTGTTAACAAGCGGATCAATAGAAGATTCTATGGCAATGTGGACCTTTCACCTGT TGTTGTATTCTCCAAATGAAAATTTGCAGTTAGCTGCTTGTGACTTTTGGTGCTCTATTCTTTTGTATGGTAGTGAG GACAATCATCTACAGCTTAGTTGGGTCCCTAGCTATTTAGAGCTAAAGGATGCCCTTGAAGTATATGGGTACCTCTGGACTTTTGTTACCTGCAACCAGAAAAATGATGCCACTG ATCGAGCTTTTGATGGCCCACCCCGTAATATCAGACTCTTGCTCAAGGTTATTGCAGCTTGCTGTCAGTCGAG AATTGCACATACAATCTTTTCTGTTGCAGAAGTGGAGAACCTACTTGGTGTGGTTATTAGTTTCTTCTTGGAACGTCGACTTGAAGGGATTTCGTTGGTCCTGCAAGAATGCTTGGTATCGGTTTTGAGTTTCTTTACTGATGATGAATGGGAAGTCAGCTCCAAGCGTGTTGCAGAAACTATATCTGGCAG CATTCAGAAGGATTTGAATTGCATACGTGTTGTGGAATGTATATCTGGGCTTGACATGCGTAGCAAGCACTTTCGAAGAGAGCTGGCATATCATCTCCTGATCAAGTTTTTGAACAAG GGCGATGATGCAGAAGAGCTCCTTAGATCGGTTGCATCGATCAATATGAAGGATAAATTTTGCAACTTTCTTCATATCTATATCTACTTGGTTCTAGCTGACAATTGGCTTTTATCTAACTCTCTTCTGGAAGAAAGGCCAGAACTACACTCGATCTGGGGTTCATTTCTTCGCAATTGTTCCTGCCAGATTACGTGTACAGATTGGAGGTCTTATGCATCAAAG GTGCGGAACAAAGCTTCATATCTTCTGCAGTTTTACCAATGCGAGCAGAAGCAGCAGCTGCAGACATGTACAGAACTTTAG
- the LOC116265480 gene encoding autophagy-related protein 8C-like, protein MANSSFKAEHPLERRRAEAVRIREKYPDRVPVIVEKAEKTDIPDIDKKKYLVPADLTVGQLVYVIRKRIKLSAEKAIFIFVKNVLPPTGAMMSTIYEEHKDEDGFLYMTYSGENTFGVGLSLPAIPA, encoded by the exons ATGGCGAATAGTTCGTTTAAGGCGGAGCATCCTTTGG AAAGAAGACGGGCAGAGGCAGTACGTATAAGGGAGAAATACCCAGATAGAGTACCG GTTATTGTGGAGAAAGCAGAGAAAACTGACATTCCAGACATTGATAAGAAGAA ATATCTTGTTCCTGCAGATTTAACCGTGGGTCAACTAGTTTATGTTATCCGTAAGCGAATAAAGCTAAGTGCTGAGAAAGCTATATTCATCTTTGTTAAGAATGTGCTACCACCCACTG GTGCCATGATGTCAACCATCTATGAAGAGCACAAAGATGAAGATGGGTTTCTCTACATGACGTACAGTGGGGAAAACACATTTGGAGTAGGGTTATCCTTGCCTGCAATTCCGGCTTAG